One part of the Salmo salar chromosome ssa10, Ssal_v3.1, whole genome shotgun sequence genome encodes these proteins:
- the LOC106561597 gene encoding proton myo-inositol cotransporter isoform X3, translating into MSNPIGVMRKKVTDDRERRSLIRAPSESSTNNPGVTVTSAAGEPELATDQDVTPVFVYVLAFFSALGGFLFGYDTGVVSGAMLLLKKEMHLTALWQELLVSSTVGAAALSALAGGTLNGLFGRRICILMASFIFTAGGVVLGAAPNKEVLLVGRITIGLGIGIASMTVPVYLAEVSPPHLRGQLVTIYTLFITAGQFIASVVDGAFTYLHHNGWRYMLGLSIVPAVLQFFGFLFLPESPRWLLQKGLTQQARQVLSRIRGGQNIEKEYNRMRSNIEDEEKDAGGGLVLWRMLTRPPTRRALTIGCGLQMFQQLSGINTVMYYSATILQMAGVRDDKQAIWLASATAATNFLFTLVGVWLVERVGRRKLTLGSLIGTALSLTVLAIGFLLSAQHSPAVTLHPTDTSLNSTSCTLYGSCEPCMLDPDCGFCYRENGSTVYDSSCIPVKQTSADEAAWGRCSNLSQVSDGSLWAYNYCPTSYSWIVLLGLILYLAFFAPGMGPMPWTVNSEIYPLWARSTGNACSAGVNWICNVLVSLTFLHVAEYLTYYGAFFLYSGLTVLGLLFVLGCLPETQGRRLEEMEALFSGNLCSCSASDWDGDGSRNILYNRVKGSDILSDNDASDME; encoded by the exons ATGAGCAACCCTATAGGCGTCATGAGGAAGAAAGTGACGGACGACAGAGAGCGGCGGAGTCTCATCAGAGCGCCGTCTGAATCGAGCACCAACAACCCTGGCGTCACCGTCACCTCTGCCGCCGGTGAACCGGAGCTGGCAACCGACCAGGATGTCACACCGGTATTCGTGTACGTCTTGGCGTTTTTTTCTGCCCTGGGTGGCTTCCTTTTTGGCTATGACACCGGGGTGGTCTCTGGGGCTATGCTTCTCCTGAAAAAAGAAATGCATTTGACCGCTCTATGGCAGGAGTTGTTGGTCTCCAGTACCGTGGGTGCAGCGGCGCTCTCTGCCCTGGCTGGCGGGACTCTGAATGGGCTCTTCGGGCGCAGGATCTGCATACTAATGGCCAGCTTCATTTTTACTGCTGGAGGAGTTGTGTTAGGTGCTGCTCCAAACAAGGAGGTTCTTCTTGTCGGAAGGATTACAATTGGTTTGGGAATAG GGATTGCCTCCATGACGGTTCCTGTTTACCTTGCGGAGGTCTCCCCACCACACCTGAGGGGTCAGCTGGTCACCATTTACACCCTCTTCATCACAGCCGGACAGTTTATTGCCAGTGTTGTGGACGGGGCCTTTACTTACCTGCACCACAATGGCTGGAG GTACATGTTGGGTCTGTCCATTGTCCCTGCGGTGCTCCAGTTCTTTGGGTTCCTATTCCTTCCAGAGAGTCCCCGCTGGCTCCTTCAGAAGGGCCTTACCCAGCAGGCCAGGCAGGTGCTCAGCAGGATCCGCGGCGGTCAGAACATTGAAAAGGAGTACAACAGAATGAGGTCCAACATCGAGGATGAGGAGAAGGATGCAGGAG GTGGCCTAGTACTGTGGCGTATGCTGACTCGCCCTCCCACCCGCAGAGCCCTGACCATAGGCTGCGGCCTGCAGATGTTCCAACAGCTCTCTGGGATCAACACTGTCAT GTACTACAGCGCCACCATCCTACAGATGGCGGGAGTGAGGGACGACAAGCAAGCCATCTGGTTGGCTTCCGCCACCGCCGCCACCAACTTCCTGTTCACCCTGGTGGGGGTGTGGCTTGTGGAAAGAGTCGGACGCAGGAAGCTTACGCTGGGGAGCTTaatag GTACTGCTTTGAGTCTGACGGTCTTGGCTATAGGGTTCTTGTTATCAGCCCAGCACTCCCCTGCAGTCACTCTCCACCCCACTGACACCTCTCTCAACTCCACCTCCTGCACACTATATGG GTCCTGTGAGCCCTGCATGTTGGATCCTGACTGTGGGTTCTGTTACCGTGAGAACGGTTCCACTGTATACGACTCTTCCTGCATACCTGTCAAGCAAACATCGGCCGATGAAGCTGCCTGGGGCAG gtgttcCAATCTGAGCCAGGTCAGTGATGGGTCTCTCTGGGCCTATAACTACTGCCCCACTTCCTACTCCTGGATAGTGCTGCTTGGGCTCATCCTCTACCTGGCTTTCTTTGCTCCAG GTATGGGGCCCATGCCGTGGACAGTGAACAGTGAGATCTACCCTCTGTGGGCCAGGAGCACTGGGAACGCATGTTCAGCCGGAGTCAACTGGATCTGTAACGTCCTGGTGTCACTCACCTTCCTCCACGTCGCTGAGTACCTCACCTACTATG gtGCGTTCTTCCTCTACTCAGGCCTGACTGTGCTGGGGCTGCTGTTTGTGCTGGGCTGTCTGCCAGAGACCCAGGGCCGCAGGCTGGAAGAGATGGAGGCCCTGTTCTCCGGAAACCTCTGCTCCTGCAGTGCGTCTGACTGGGATGGGGACGGATCCAGAAACATCCTGTACAACAGGGTAAAAGGGAGCGACATCCTCTCAGACAATGATGCCTCGGACATGGAGTAG
- the LOC106561597 gene encoding proton myo-inositol cotransporter isoform X2 — MTNDNEYKLRSMSNPIGVMRKKVTDDRERRSLIRAPSESSTNNPGVTVTSAAGEPELATDQDVTPVFVYVLAFFSALGGFLFGYDTGVVSGAMLLLKKEMHLTALWQELLVSSTVGAAALSALAGGTLNGLFGRRICILMASFIFTAGGVVLGAAPNKEVLLVGRITIGLGIGIASMTVPVYLAEVSPPHLRGQLVTIYTLFITAGQFIASVVDGAFTYLHHNGWRYMLGLSIVPAVLQFFGFLFLPESPRWLLQKGLTQQARQVLSRIRGGQNIEKEYNRMRSNIEDEEKDAGGGLVLWRMLTRPPTRRALTIGCGLQMFQQLSGINTVMYYSATILQMAGVRDDKQAIWLASATAATNFLFTLVGVWLVERVGRRKLTLGSLIGTALSLTVLAIGFLLSAQHSPAVTLHPTDTSLNSTSCTLYGSCEPCMLDPDCGFCYRENGSTVYDSSCIPVKQTSADEAAWGRCSNLSQVSDGSLWAYNYCPTSYSWIVLLGLILYLAFFAPGMGPMPWTVNSEIYPLWARSTGNACSAGVNWICNVLVSLTFLHVAEYLTYYGAFFLYSGLTVLGLLFVLGCLPETQGRRLEEMEALFSGNLCSCSASDWDGDGSRNILYNRVKGSDILSDNDASDME, encoded by the exons ATGAC AAACGACAATGAATACAAGCTGCGTAGTATGAGCAACCCTATAGGCGTCATGAGGAAGAAAGTGACGGACGACAGAGAGCGGCGGAGTCTCATCAGAGCGCCGTCTGAATCGAGCACCAACAACCCTGGCGTCACCGTCACCTCTGCCGCCGGTGAACCGGAGCTGGCAACCGACCAGGATGTCACACCGGTATTCGTGTACGTCTTGGCGTTTTTTTCTGCCCTGGGTGGCTTCCTTTTTGGCTATGACACCGGGGTGGTCTCTGGGGCTATGCTTCTCCTGAAAAAAGAAATGCATTTGACCGCTCTATGGCAGGAGTTGTTGGTCTCCAGTACCGTGGGTGCAGCGGCGCTCTCTGCCCTGGCTGGCGGGACTCTGAATGGGCTCTTCGGGCGCAGGATCTGCATACTAATGGCCAGCTTCATTTTTACTGCTGGAGGAGTTGTGTTAGGTGCTGCTCCAAACAAGGAGGTTCTTCTTGTCGGAAGGATTACAATTGGTTTGGGAATAG GGATTGCCTCCATGACGGTTCCTGTTTACCTTGCGGAGGTCTCCCCACCACACCTGAGGGGTCAGCTGGTCACCATTTACACCCTCTTCATCACAGCCGGACAGTTTATTGCCAGTGTTGTGGACGGGGCCTTTACTTACCTGCACCACAATGGCTGGAG GTACATGTTGGGTCTGTCCATTGTCCCTGCGGTGCTCCAGTTCTTTGGGTTCCTATTCCTTCCAGAGAGTCCCCGCTGGCTCCTTCAGAAGGGCCTTACCCAGCAGGCCAGGCAGGTGCTCAGCAGGATCCGCGGCGGTCAGAACATTGAAAAGGAGTACAACAGAATGAGGTCCAACATCGAGGATGAGGAGAAGGATGCAGGAG GTGGCCTAGTACTGTGGCGTATGCTGACTCGCCCTCCCACCCGCAGAGCCCTGACCATAGGCTGCGGCCTGCAGATGTTCCAACAGCTCTCTGGGATCAACACTGTCAT GTACTACAGCGCCACCATCCTACAGATGGCGGGAGTGAGGGACGACAAGCAAGCCATCTGGTTGGCTTCCGCCACCGCCGCCACCAACTTCCTGTTCACCCTGGTGGGGGTGTGGCTTGTGGAAAGAGTCGGACGCAGGAAGCTTACGCTGGGGAGCTTaatag GTACTGCTTTGAGTCTGACGGTCTTGGCTATAGGGTTCTTGTTATCAGCCCAGCACTCCCCTGCAGTCACTCTCCACCCCACTGACACCTCTCTCAACTCCACCTCCTGCACACTATATGG GTCCTGTGAGCCCTGCATGTTGGATCCTGACTGTGGGTTCTGTTACCGTGAGAACGGTTCCACTGTATACGACTCTTCCTGCATACCTGTCAAGCAAACATCGGCCGATGAAGCTGCCTGGGGCAG gtgttcCAATCTGAGCCAGGTCAGTGATGGGTCTCTCTGGGCCTATAACTACTGCCCCACTTCCTACTCCTGGATAGTGCTGCTTGGGCTCATCCTCTACCTGGCTTTCTTTGCTCCAG GTATGGGGCCCATGCCGTGGACAGTGAACAGTGAGATCTACCCTCTGTGGGCCAGGAGCACTGGGAACGCATGTTCAGCCGGAGTCAACTGGATCTGTAACGTCCTGGTGTCACTCACCTTCCTCCACGTCGCTGAGTACCTCACCTACTATG gtGCGTTCTTCCTCTACTCAGGCCTGACTGTGCTGGGGCTGCTGTTTGTGCTGGGCTGTCTGCCAGAGACCCAGGGCCGCAGGCTGGAAGAGATGGAGGCCCTGTTCTCCGGAAACCTCTGCTCCTGCAGTGCGTCTGACTGGGATGGGGACGGATCCAGAAACATCCTGTACAACAGGGTAAAAGGGAGCGACATCCTCTCAGACAATGATGCCTCGGACATGGAGTAG
- the LOC106561597 gene encoding proton myo-inositol cotransporter isoform X1: MSLNRNDNEYKLRSMSNPIGVMRKKVTDDRERRSLIRAPSESSTNNPGVTVTSAAGEPELATDQDVTPVFVYVLAFFSALGGFLFGYDTGVVSGAMLLLKKEMHLTALWQELLVSSTVGAAALSALAGGTLNGLFGRRICILMASFIFTAGGVVLGAAPNKEVLLVGRITIGLGIGIASMTVPVYLAEVSPPHLRGQLVTIYTLFITAGQFIASVVDGAFTYLHHNGWRYMLGLSIVPAVLQFFGFLFLPESPRWLLQKGLTQQARQVLSRIRGGQNIEKEYNRMRSNIEDEEKDAGGGLVLWRMLTRPPTRRALTIGCGLQMFQQLSGINTVMYYSATILQMAGVRDDKQAIWLASATAATNFLFTLVGVWLVERVGRRKLTLGSLIGTALSLTVLAIGFLLSAQHSPAVTLHPTDTSLNSTSCTLYGSCEPCMLDPDCGFCYRENGSTVYDSSCIPVKQTSADEAAWGRCSNLSQVSDGSLWAYNYCPTSYSWIVLLGLILYLAFFAPGMGPMPWTVNSEIYPLWARSTGNACSAGVNWICNVLVSLTFLHVAEYLTYYGAFFLYSGLTVLGLLFVLGCLPETQGRRLEEMEALFSGNLCSCSASDWDGDGSRNILYNRVKGSDILSDNDASDME, translated from the exons ATGTCCCTCAACAGAAACGACAATGAATACAAGCTGCGTAGTATGAGCAACCCTATAGGCGTCATGAGGAAGAAAGTGACGGACGACAGAGAGCGGCGGAGTCTCATCAGAGCGCCGTCTGAATCGAGCACCAACAACCCTGGCGTCACCGTCACCTCTGCCGCCGGTGAACCGGAGCTGGCAACCGACCAGGATGTCACACCGGTATTCGTGTACGTCTTGGCGTTTTTTTCTGCCCTGGGTGGCTTCCTTTTTGGCTATGACACCGGGGTGGTCTCTGGGGCTATGCTTCTCCTGAAAAAAGAAATGCATTTGACCGCTCTATGGCAGGAGTTGTTGGTCTCCAGTACCGTGGGTGCAGCGGCGCTCTCTGCCCTGGCTGGCGGGACTCTGAATGGGCTCTTCGGGCGCAGGATCTGCATACTAATGGCCAGCTTCATTTTTACTGCTGGAGGAGTTGTGTTAGGTGCTGCTCCAAACAAGGAGGTTCTTCTTGTCGGAAGGATTACAATTGGTTTGGGAATAG GGATTGCCTCCATGACGGTTCCTGTTTACCTTGCGGAGGTCTCCCCACCACACCTGAGGGGTCAGCTGGTCACCATTTACACCCTCTTCATCACAGCCGGACAGTTTATTGCCAGTGTTGTGGACGGGGCCTTTACTTACCTGCACCACAATGGCTGGAG GTACATGTTGGGTCTGTCCATTGTCCCTGCGGTGCTCCAGTTCTTTGGGTTCCTATTCCTTCCAGAGAGTCCCCGCTGGCTCCTTCAGAAGGGCCTTACCCAGCAGGCCAGGCAGGTGCTCAGCAGGATCCGCGGCGGTCAGAACATTGAAAAGGAGTACAACAGAATGAGGTCCAACATCGAGGATGAGGAGAAGGATGCAGGAG GTGGCCTAGTACTGTGGCGTATGCTGACTCGCCCTCCCACCCGCAGAGCCCTGACCATAGGCTGCGGCCTGCAGATGTTCCAACAGCTCTCTGGGATCAACACTGTCAT GTACTACAGCGCCACCATCCTACAGATGGCGGGAGTGAGGGACGACAAGCAAGCCATCTGGTTGGCTTCCGCCACCGCCGCCACCAACTTCCTGTTCACCCTGGTGGGGGTGTGGCTTGTGGAAAGAGTCGGACGCAGGAAGCTTACGCTGGGGAGCTTaatag GTACTGCTTTGAGTCTGACGGTCTTGGCTATAGGGTTCTTGTTATCAGCCCAGCACTCCCCTGCAGTCACTCTCCACCCCACTGACACCTCTCTCAACTCCACCTCCTGCACACTATATGG GTCCTGTGAGCCCTGCATGTTGGATCCTGACTGTGGGTTCTGTTACCGTGAGAACGGTTCCACTGTATACGACTCTTCCTGCATACCTGTCAAGCAAACATCGGCCGATGAAGCTGCCTGGGGCAG gtgttcCAATCTGAGCCAGGTCAGTGATGGGTCTCTCTGGGCCTATAACTACTGCCCCACTTCCTACTCCTGGATAGTGCTGCTTGGGCTCATCCTCTACCTGGCTTTCTTTGCTCCAG GTATGGGGCCCATGCCGTGGACAGTGAACAGTGAGATCTACCCTCTGTGGGCCAGGAGCACTGGGAACGCATGTTCAGCCGGAGTCAACTGGATCTGTAACGTCCTGGTGTCACTCACCTTCCTCCACGTCGCTGAGTACCTCACCTACTATG gtGCGTTCTTCCTCTACTCAGGCCTGACTGTGCTGGGGCTGCTGTTTGTGCTGGGCTGTCTGCCAGAGACCCAGGGCCGCAGGCTGGAAGAGATGGAGGCCCTGTTCTCCGGAAACCTCTGCTCCTGCAGTGCGTCTGACTGGGATGGGGACGGATCCAGAAACATCCTGTACAACAGGGTAAAAGGGAGCGACATCCTCTCAGACAATGATGCCTCGGACATGGAGTAG